The Apus apus isolate bApuApu2 chromosome 1, bApuApu2.pri.cur, whole genome shotgun sequence nucleotide sequence ATAGACaagtggctgaacatgagctatcagtgtgcccaggtggccaagggggccaatggcatcctggcttgtattagaaatagtgttgTAAGTAGGTCTAAGGAAGTGATCCTTcccctgtacttggccttgATGAGGCCCCatctcgagtactgtgttcagttttgggcagcTCAATACAAGagggacattgaggtgctggagcaggtgcagagaagagcaactaggCTGGTGGAAGGCCTAGAAAGCAAGTCTTacgaggagtggctgagggaactggggctgtttagtctacagaaaaggaggctgaggggagacctcgttgctctctgcaactacctgaaaggacactgtggtgaggtaggtgctggtctcttatcacaagtaaatagtgataggacaagaggggaTGGCTGAAAGCTACACCAGtggaggtttaggctggaaattaggatttttttttctctctgacaaGGGTGTCAGACAtcggaacaggctgcccagagaggtggttgagtcaccatccctgggtgagtttaaaagtcatatagatgtggtgcttggggatatggtttaggggtgaacatggtagagtagggttaaaggttggacttgatgatcttaaaggtcttttccaacctttatgattctatgataagttTTACTATGGTTTATCTGTTACCTCACTCCAGTACTTGCACTAGGCATTGCGggaaaatcagaacaaaaaataccaaCCACTTCATGACACAGAAAGCTTCTGTCTGCCCAGTGGCTCTATTTGGTTTTGTGATAGTGAAGAGCATGGTGCATGTCAGACACTGCTTTTTGGGGCAGCTCACTCACTCCAATCCTTACTCCTCCTTTACcgctgctcctgccctcccttttGTGGCTCACCTCACCTTTCCAGTAGCTAGGTCATCTAACTTTAGAAAATTAGCCCATTTTATGATGTTAGTTTTTGCCTTTTCAAGGAGTTGAACAGGTTAACGGGGAGGACTAAGTACAAAGTGGTGGATAGGAGCCGTAGCAGCAAGGGCAGGGAAAATGGAATCTCACCACTTCAGCAGCAGTGATTTGCTACATCAACTCATGGATCATGGTAGAAGCTCAGCATAAGGCACAGCTAAAACCTGTGGCTCAGGTTTGCAGGGACATGAGCAGTCTTGCTGTATCCTACATGTAATCTATCAAATTTAGATCTAGAGGATGACTTCAAATCTGAGTGGCATTAAAACTCACTGGTGGATTATGTATTCCTCCAGCACCACAGTGGTTTGACTTCAGCTGTGCAGAATGGAAGGCTTGAACATAATAGTTTCTTTGGGGCCCAAAATCAATGTATTCTTGTACTTCAAACCAAAAGGTAGATCACTTTTTCTACTTACCTGCTTTGCACCTGAGGAAGATCTTAGTCTACCTGTGTGCCACCTCCAATCTAGCCTTCATGTCATTAGACCATTTTCTTCTCACAACTTGTTGGTCAGGTCCCTTTCCTGCAGAGGAAGGGAATTTTGCAAGGGAGCTCATAATTTTAATCCCACAAGCTTAGTAATAATAGAATggcacaagattttttttttttttgtctatcaGCCACTTTCAAGCAGTAGTGTTAGAGCTgactaaaatgttttcttctcctaaTTTCTTTTGATTTGTACTTGATTGTTTGTGATGAGCTGAATCAGAGTTACTTGTATGCCATATTCTGTGAGATTGTATCAAGGCCTGCCATATTTTAGATAGCAAAATCCAAGGTGGTTGAGGAACAGACAGTCCACAAGCCCTAAGGGAGGATACAAAGATGGGGAGCAGCATCCTGGACCTCATTCCATCCCCACATGGTGGTCCCAGTTAGATGAATCTTTGAAAGGGCTTGTTGCAGCCTCAGAAGCTGCCAGCCTCTCTGAGTCCAGCCTTCATCCCTACCTCAGATGCCTCCTGCAGCAGTCTCCCCACTCTCTCCTGATGTTGCAGAGCTAACCATAATATCCTCTTGCTGCCAAATCCCATCCTCCACCTATGCATCCCTGCCAAGTCTCCCACCACTGCTACTCCAGGCACATCACACTGAAGTTGATTAAAACCACAATCACATGCATGAACAATGCCAGCACTGCTAGAAGGAAATTCTGCCCACCCTGGATCCCATCCTTGCCTCCCTGCAGTGCCTCCACCTGCAGGGGAGGCTGGCACATCAGCTTTTATGAGTTGAAGACAAAAGCAGGCAGTACTtatctaataaaataaataattgttttaatcTGCTACCTTGGGACTATGCAAGAAACCattgccctgccctgctgcccttctgCTGAGCTATAGCTGTCCAAGGAGCACATTCTCATGAACAGCACCTTGGTAGCACGGGAAACTCATCCCCTCTCCTTGACACTCTGTCACTTATCAATGCCACTGATGACCAAGGGATGAATCAGCAAAGGAGGGAGAGTGGGGATTCATTCCATGGCTAATGCCTCATTGCACCACCTGTGTAGGACTGCCAGGACAGGctccaggcaggcagagagtgAGGTCTGGCCACAGGTCTGCATGGCAGCAAGGGAGGAGCTGGGGTTATCAACATTTACATCGGCCAGACCTCTGAGGCTGCTAGAATGGATatgctttttgtttcaaatggcaggaaaggaaaggaaaggaaaggaaaggaaaggaaaggaaaggaaggaaggaaggaaggaaggaaggaagagagagagagagagagagagagagagagaaagagagaaagagagaaagagagagagagagagagagaaagaaagaaagaaagaaagaaagaaagaaagaaagaaagaaagaaagaaagaaagaaagaaagaaagaaagaaagaaagaaagaaagaaagaaagaaagagaaagaaagaaagaaagaaagaaagaaagaaagaaagaaagaaagaaagaaagaaagaaagaaagaaagaaagaaagaaagaaagaaagaaagaaagaaagaaagaaagaaagaaagaaagaaagaaagaaagaaagaaagaaagaaagaaagaaagaaagaaacatggAACAAGATTGACTGGTTCACAGCCCACCAATGAAAGAAACCATTTCCCTCTCTTTATTGATATCAGAGCACTTCCAGGTATTTTTGCCAGGACTTTATAAACTGTTGTTACTCCTGTCACAGACCCTGCTTGGCTGGGAAATTGTGCGGGAAGAATAGCACTACACATAAGTATTCCCACCCCACAAACATCTTGGCAAGTGAATTAATTTATCAGTATATAACAAACATACGACCTAATGAGACACAAGCCCATTTCCTGCACTTGGACTTGTATTCCAGTATTCATGGCTGTCCAAGCCCTTGTTTGAAGCTGATACTGTAATCACTTGGCTAGATCTTTTGTaatgtaaatacagaaaaaaatgctatgtAATTGACCACCTTCATTAGGCTACCTTTCATCCTAAAAAGGCATCCCCAAAAATCCGTAACGGACTATGAGCAGCTTGACCATAACGGACTATGAACAGTTTAACTGCATCTTCTCTAGAACCTATTTTCAAATCAGTTTCTTTCCATTCCTTGCACCTCGGAGTCTGTTGTTAAGATGTTTGCAGTGTCAGTGAGGtttctgtacattttcttttccacataATTTGTAATAGCTACAGTTAATAAAACATGAGCTTATAATCAGTTATTACCCATCAATCACCAAAACCTCATCCCAGATActttttgttattgttggtCTCAGCAAATTGgttagaaattacattttttaaaaaaacaatggtGATGATAACTTGTGTCAATGCTGAAAATCACTCTTTTACAATTCAAATCGACATGAAAAAAATGACTGGATAAACCATGGAAGGGAAGGTTCTGAGTGAGACCAGGGGAAATGTTAAAAGGGTCCCAGCTCCAGAGGTGCTACCAGGTGATAACATAATTGCAAACAGATTTTCTGCCAAATGAAGTATACCAAGTGTAGTTGCCTCACAGTTCTTGgaagctggttttttttaaccctgtTAAATGTCAGTCCATATGTTGTTCTGGAGAGACCTATAGCTTTCTGGGGTTAACAGGAATCTAGTGGGTTTAATTTTTGTGATGGTTTTACACTATAGTATATGGTGGACTGGACTTCGCTGTAACATGAAATTAAGAGGACTGGGATTCTTTGTTCatgatttgatttttaattgttttaacaCATTGTGGAATGATTGCATTTTGCAAGGATTTTAGAAGTAAATGTCTTGATTTTATGCTTCTCCTGACAGGTAGTAGTTAAGGTCTATGAGTGTAACCTCTGCTGGCATGGAGGCTGCCTACCTCACTGAAGCCTGGCAGAATGGAAGTTCCCCAAATGCCACTGTAGTAGATGGAAATACTGTTTCTAACTCTAATGCACCTTCACTCAGGACTCCAGGCAAAAAACACCAGGACTGAGCCTAAGAAAGGAGTGCTTCTTATCATGTGGCATTTGGTGATAGAACTGTTTTTCTGATCTAAATAAAGCATAGAATTAATAAAAGTTTAACACCAGATGTCTAGTTTTGTGCTATTACTGACATTTCATTATGATGCATCATCTTGTTTCAAAAATGtgctaaaattttattttggtaagGTCAAAACATTGcactatatttttaaatattggtTACAACATACTGTCAAATACATTTGTCAGAAGGCTGTTGAAACTCATGTATCAAGGGAggacaaaaaaccaaaccaaaacaaacaaaaaagttaagTCAAAGCAAAACAGATACCTTGTCATAACGAAACATTCATGCGTTATGGAAATGAGAAACCGAGCAGTCAATCACTGCTGAAAATCACTGTGTCACACCATGAAGTTCTGCGTTTTAGGCAAAACGGCGTCTTCTGTTGGAACACTGTTCAAACAACAGGTAGTGGCCAGTTCCACTTTAGTGCTTCTCGCAGGGCAGagacaaaccaaaacactgCTTGTAGTGAAACTGCCCTTGAACTGCATGCCTGCAGAACACAAATTGAAAGTAGGCAGGTATGGGCTGTCCCTGGAACATCACAGCCTCCTTTGTATTTGCTTTCCAGGCTTTGCAGCAAGCAGTTTTGCATTCGCAGTCTTTCtccagaaagaaaggaagaaatgaacAATGGTAAACTTTGTATTGTAACCCTTCTAAATGGGATGTCATCTTAGCTTTGTTTTATGCCATGCACAGAAATTATAAagcagctgtgtcctgcaggcAAATCTCAGGGAACTCACACATAGTCATTTAATCTGTAGCCGCTATGGGAAGCAGATGTCAGGGAAGAAGCATGGTTTCCCTTGTAGACACTTGGTGGTTTATAGGAGGGAGCAGTCCTCCTCATGCTGTTGGGCTGCGTCTGGTAAGGTGTCTCGTTCCCTCCGCACTGGCTCGATGTGCACAGCAGAGCGCCGCCGAGGATCGTCAAAGAGGCAGAGACAAAGCCAAGGTAAAGAGCTTGTCCTATCTCATACTTCATCCCGCTGGGAAGCACGGGGTTGTAGAAATCTGTAACGACATCGTTAGTGGTCCAAGAAACAGGTACCAGGCAAGAGAGACCAGCCAGGATGAAAACGATCCCCCCGGAGACGGCGATGGAGGCTTTGGCAGAAGTCCCGCTGGCACAGTGCGTGCACTTCATACCGATGACAGCAATCACGCATGCCAGGGCGGAAAGGACGCAGGAAATTACCATCATGGCACGGGCAGCTTGGAGGTCACGGGGCAGTGCCAGCTGGGAGCGGTGTACTTGGCACTGGTAGATGCCGGTGCTGTGCCAGACGCACTCCATCCAAAGCCCTTTCATATAGGTCACAGCTGTTATAATATTGGAGCCTACATGTGCCGTTCGCCACCAGTGTGGCAGAATAGTAGCAATTAATGTCCCAATTAGGCcaagcaggctgagggagaagCCAAGTAACTGAAGGGTCGAGCTTGCCATGTTAATGTTTGTCCTGCCTAGTTCTCTTAATAAAGCACCTCCGCTTGAATTCCTTCAGAGAACACGGGCTTTTCTTGGAAGGTATGCAGCTGTTTTACTTTGACACCTTCTGCTCTCCTAATAAAAAGCAATCGAGGAAAAAAGGAGTTAATTATTACCCAAATGCATTACCTCTCCAGCCAGTAAGGTGCATTCCAAGTGCAGTTAGTGCAATAATTAGCATAGTTATCGCTGTTAATCTTACTTTTGTGGAAGTAATGGGAAAGTAAGCTTCCCTCTTCACTTATATAAACAGTCTCTGGTTGCCCACTGGGAAGAAAACTCAAGACAAtttatgaaatggaaaaaaatattgtaaatgcAAATATTCCTCTTCCCAGCAGACTattcaaaaaaccaaacatgatTTCCTTTCTAAAGCAGAGAATTAGCTAGTGTTAACACTTGGAATGAAAGAGATTTATAAAGTAGGGAACTGCAGGTTGCTTTACACGTTGAAAACATTCCCAGAAGGTCATAGCAGGACTAGGAAAACAGTAAGGGTGTATTAGCTCAAAGAAGGGAGCAAAGAGAGTGATTTAAAATCTGTGGAAGAGGATAACAAGTATTGGATTAAAGCTGCTTTCCTGACTTGCCAGTATTTCTTGGGGTTGAATTTTAATAAAGCAACTGAAAGGGGAATAATTTCCATTAGCCTCTGTGGAGTTTCAGCTTATGATTTTAGGTTGTGGGTGAAATGACAGCATGTGAAACCAGATGTACATCGTGAAGCTTCTGAGGAGCAACACCTTCACAGTTTGGTCATGTATAaattctagaagaaaaataaggaatagTAACTCTTCCTTCTGTACAAATCGCTGCTTAAGTGGTCTTTTCCAATAGCTGCCTTGCAAGGTCTGTTATACATCACGCGTTTTGTGTGTGGGCAGAAACctgatattttaatatataaaataactgTTGCATCAAAATCCAACTTGGaattcagaaacagaaacaaattcagACTCCAATTCTGCAAAGGCCCGTGCATGTGCTGAACGCATGTTCAGAGGAGAAAGTGTAAGTGTTTGCAGGACTGGGCCTTAGTAAGCAAAGGAAGCAAAACCATCTGGCCAAACTAATGAAGacctttagaaaaataaaataacacagagggagaaaagtggAAGCTGCTTTATGTTCTCCTTATCTCGCTAATGAGGCAGGAATTCTTGAGGTGTGCATCAGTGCTGATATTTTTCTCCAGCCCACTTTGTGGCGTGCACCGATTGCTGTGTAACAGCAAGATGGGGCGTCATTGTTCAGAACAACCAGAATCTGCCTTAGACATTGtgccaaaagaaagaaaaaactggaaaagcacAGCGATTATACCAGCTAGGCAGTACAACAACACAGGCGAGGGTCTTGTACTTACatgtgtgctttttctttttttttggagcaTATCTGCTGTGCACAGACGTAGGATGGGGAGGAACGCAATGTTGGACAGGATTTGCCTTCTGTCCTGGGAGAAGTACCCAGCCCTCCtactggaagggaaaagaaatgttaaagaCTGAGTTTGCTTTAGTGTGGCAAGTTGTAagtaactttttcctaatgttagGGCTTTCTGGCCTTTCAGGTACTCTGTACATAATGCTTCAGTGAAAGTAACTAGGTTTATGTGGCTGTTGAAGTACTTTGCCTAGTTTGCAAATGTTAAGACAAATGCAGAGGGTTTTATATCAGAAATCATTGTTCCAGGTAGGTGCCATGGGATGTCTCTCCATTCTGCTAGGGAAGGTCAAGCTGCAGGCCTCTCTCTTTGTACCGGCTGTCACAGAGTATTACAATTTGACAGGACACTGGTTagggctgagcacagcacagaggagcaagcagaagtaaagaaatatttacctCCAATAGTACTGAACATTGGATTTCTAATCCCACCACATGCTGGGTAAGAGCTCTAGAAATCCTcaacatgttttctttccaggctGTTTGTGTTTGACACATATATTATGCATAATGAAAATTAAGCAGTATATTCCCTTTTACGTTactgtttgtttcctgtgagGCATACCATGGTTGTATTTAAGCATGCCACACACCTTAGAGAAGTTAACCTGATAATAATCCTCCAGGATCCTAGAGATGACTTTGGGGCTCAGCAGGAGGACAAGGGACCTGCTCAGGCTGCACAGGAAATATGTGACTGAACTGGAAATGGACCTCAGGTGTCCCAAGCCCTAAAACCAACACCACCTTTCACATCCCTGGTCTCTGCCTGATCTGATGGTCCCCCATGCCCTTGTTATTTTCCCCTGTGCGGAGAAGTGGAACCTGAGATTATACTCCATCCATTACTCATCTCACACATTATATCTGTATATTGCACACCTTTCAAAAGAGTGCTCTAGGTTACTCTTGCATGTTTGCAAATAGGCTTTCAAGGTCAGGCATCAGGCTTTGCAGCTAATCCCAGGGAGAATAGGATATAAAAGGTAAATGTGATTTACACCACCAGTCACGGGAAATGGACTCCCAGTTTAATGGAGGTCAGAATACTCAGGGAGGCATAGCAGCAGCTATTTTTAGATGTCATTaaggtgttatttttaaacattatccATTAAAAGCCTTCTAATTTAAGAAACCAGTGTTAATTAACCCTGCTTGCCTGGCGtcatgttttccatgtgcctttcTCAGCAGATGCCAGCTGCCCCTGGTGCTCAGTAACGCTTTAACCACTGCAGACCAGCCTTCCCCTCTCTGCTTGCAAGTGGCAAAACCAGCAGTAACTTAACATGTTTATCTCCAAGAACATCAACGGCCTTGTTAAAATGTCTCACCTTACAGCTTTGTTCCTAATGGGTTAGGTGTGGAACATGACCACCACGGTGGAATCAGGTGCAGCGGTGGAAGCAGCCAGCTGGAAGTTTCTTGTGGGCTGGCCtaattaaacacaaaaatgagaaagagccttttttctttcctgcagggaTTGTgtttgctaatatttttttagaaaataaggaAACCAGAGCCAACCTTTGTGAGGCAGTGAAGATGGCAACTGTCTGGGGTAAAAAGTTATGGATGTTGGTAAAATGGCTGCTTGCAACGGGAGACAGTAACATTACTACCCAGTGCAGAGCTGCAAGAGAAGGCAGACAGCTTTCTGAAACCAAGCACACTGCTGAAATGTTTCATCTCTGCCTTTGGCTTGCTCAGCCAGACACCcactcagctgctgcagattACGTGAGATGCAAGTTGCTTCTTTCAGGGGAAACCCTTTTTGGCTCTGGTGGTGTCTTTTTGCATCCTCTCCAGAACTAACACCAGCAAGCTCTCGGGCTCTTGTCCAAGCCCACAatctcaaataaataattttgttttcaaccTCTTGGTACAGTTTGGCCAGTACCTGCAAGAAACTTTGAGCCAGCTGAACTGAAGCCCTGCAGCAGAACTGGCTTGATGAGTGCCATTACTTTGCTGGCATACTCGAGGTGATGGATCCCAATGTCAAAGCCCCTTAACTGGACCAAGGCAAGAGCAGGACAGCATGCATGCTTGGTCTTTATGATCTTCAAAGCTCATCTAAGCTCTAAGCAATTGTAAAATGATGGGAAAATTTGTGAAACTCTGCAACTTACAAATTCCCTTTCTCTGCCACCTCATGCcaggtttatttttatgagCACAAGGGTTGGAAAGATAACTTTTCCATACAAACTTTAGTTTTGCCTAATGCCTGTGTTGTACAGGAGCAGGCATAGCTGGGATAAATCCTTGGTTGTGcttgctgctgggctggatcACAGCTGTGTTAGGCTTGGGAGACATGGCTCCAAAGTAAGCTCCAAATAAACAGCAGAAACTGATGTCACTAATCTGGGTATTTACCCAGGATTAAATAACAGATGCATGTTTTACTGCTGTCTCTTTCATCATTTCTCATTTTACTGTTTCCCTACCCATATCaatattatcctttttttttttcctactcttcCCAAGCCCTTTCTCCAGACCTGTAAATTTGTTCTTCTTGTGCGAATTTCAATTaagttatttcagtatttcGGTAATTCATCAATTTAGGTATTTCTCTGAGCACCCATACCAATTTATGTTTTCACTTCAGCCTCTCAAATTCTGCACCAGGTATCTcaaaatttctgaaaatctggCCGTTTCAGTCTCTGTATGTGGAGTCAAAAATGGCATGACGTGGTGATGACCATCTGCGGACCACTGGAGAGTCAAACCTGAAGTGCTCCCTGTTGTGCTTATCCAAGCCTTCTTATGTATATGCTCATTTTACATGCTTGCTTAATCTCACACAGCCTGAATGAGCAAGGTTGGGTCCCTGTTTAAGTGCCAACTGGATCAGAGCTTTAAGGAATGCTTGGGTAGTACGTTTGCTGGGTGGTGAGCTAGGTTGCCCTCTCTAACTCTGTGAGCTTGGCTGtttcccctccccaggcccTTTCATCACTAACTCCTGTTGAAATGTTTTTAGGGAAAATAATAGGCTGGCACTATGCCCTCAGTAAGAAGAGATGTGTCCTTGTATGTGGGTGTGGGTGGGTGGATCTGAAGGGAAATAAGGCTCACCAGACTCACAGCAAAATTCttattcttcttcttcccccttctttaatttctttaaagaagAGATTAGGAAAGCAATAAAAGTTTGAAACACATGTTGTAACCAACCCTGATCCTACACCTACTCTCACCCCCTCTCTGTGAAAAAAGTCCTCCCAGGAAATGCTGACATTGatcactgcagcacagctgttgCTCTGCCAGATGTGCAGGAGCAGCCTTAACCCCTCCTCAGATCCACAAAGCCCCCAGGACTAGCCCTGTGTGACACTATTTGGTTGTAACTGGCCTTGTGCTGcctctttgtttccttctgcatgGACAGGATCCTTCTCATGAGCCACAGGGCGACCTGTCTGTGCAGCTTTTTGGGTGTCTGTCTTGGCTATGGGTGCAGTCATCCACCAGTTGCACTGCCATTCACTTCATGGCTTGTTACTCCTGAAACCAGTCATACATTATCTCtgcattaaaattaatcttaCTTTGAAATACTCTTGAGTGAGCCccatggtttttttttctgttacagaagTATGTAACTTTAGGGGCTCTGTTATTTGAGGTTTTTATAGAAGTACGAATCAAAAGATGCATCTTCACCCTGAAATTACATGAAAGTCATTAGATTTGGAAAACTAGAAAGACCACAAAGAAATAAGGATCAGGTGCACATTTTGATTCCACATAATTTTACTCCCCACATTTTGGGGTCTTGTCTCCTCGATCCTCCAGATAGCCAGTGTCTGCAGTAGGGACCTTCAGAGAGAGGTTTAGATCATCACTGGGATGAATCTCCTTTTTGGAGTTGATAGGGGTAA carries:
- the CLDN14 gene encoding claudin-14 yields the protein MASSTLQLLGFSLSLLGLIGTLIATILPHWWRTAHVGSNIITAVTYMKGLWMECVWHSTGIYQCQVHRSQLALPRDLQAARAMMVISCVLSALACVIAVIGMKCTHCASGTSAKASIAVSGGIVFILAGLSCLVPVSWTTNDVVTDFYNPVLPSGMKYEIGQALYLGFVSASLTILGGALLCTSSQCGGNETPYQTQPNSMRRTAPSYKPPSVYKGNHASSLTSASHSGYRLNDYV